In a single window of the Planctomycetia bacterium genome:
- a CDS encoding DUF5110 domain-containing protein, which produces MRDSLTILCPSSKSIRAAVRRERGPLAFDNTCNKPPETWVDRTQSRRRTRRRFSTVMPLILAAAVHSATAPVRGDTLNPKADPLSIVVEGNARFTILAPDLIRLEWSPDGKFEDRASQVVVNRRLPTVKFEKSEGEALDPTGKSKEETTPDPKVLAIRTDRFDIRYRRDGKPFNKENLIVRARVGDGGAEEWWVGSPPFEQCANLGGTIRTLDGVSGACEIDRGLLNRYGWSFLDDSKTLVLDESDWPWATQRHSEDATDWYFFAYGRDYKRALANYTSIAGRVPLPPKYVFGAWWSRYWAYSDAELRELVNDFKSLDVPLDVLVIDMDWHLDGWTGYTWNPKYFPDPKGFLDWAHGEGLKVTLNLHPADGVGKHEAAFPEMCKAMGLDPEKTDRVAFDCADRKFVDAYFKYLHHPLEKMGIDFWWMDWQQGTDTKIKGLDPLWWLNYLHWTDMERRASQTGRRPLIFSRWGGLGNHRYQIGFSGDTFCNWPSLAFQPYFTSTAANVCYDYWSHDIGGHQPGKVDPELYTRWIQWGAMSPILRTHTTKNPEAERRIWKFAPEYFSAMKKAFDLRYQLIPYIYTMARKCFDTSLPLCRPLYYEWPELEESYAHKNEYLFGDDLLVAPITEPADLVSGCAMVEVWLPPGRWINWFTGRQYEGPTIAAQVVPLDQIPIFAREGAIIPMLPHGRHRADGPADELELVLFPGDSSERVLYEDDGISSGYAEGKCARTLISQKWTNGRRTITIEPSDGEYEGKPKERSYLVHVLDRSPLIYEVLLDGKPLNAKSGDVGGDQPFFWYNPIVMGPSIRIPERPTNRRIEIVIGESEELHRAASSLNGFRGLMFDLCAANRTTKGALLGTPYDCGMKEWVFKLMGGRADSVIDQWKEAWPANLDGVRGMGLTPEEETKALLQLLGLHHKLAITPKEGGGGYDVQLSLRSLQPIPAMEEFDGSAVLTADKPWRVEGETEKSFIGIAERAPVVLKASLSGGDANTAVVRARISLRRAGVSLELPIETVILPSINAWQVIGPFDAPFETALSMKLPPEEKIDLTAKYVGKDGHQIGWKKVERVVKPGEDLSSEFFMDFDDVFGGRVYEAACYALTYLESPEEMDASLGFGSDDGAVVWLNGAEVFRIDTGRAYSSKSDRIPVKLKKGTNELLVKVKQGGGDWGLCVHVETPEGRPLPAVKARASQSK; this is translated from the coding sequence ATGCGAGATTCATTGACCATCCTGTGCCCATCATCCAAATCGATTCGAGCCGCAGTTCGTCGTGAGCGAGGGCCGCTCGCATTCGACAACACCTGCAATAAGCCGCCTGAGACTTGGGTCGACAGGACTCAGTCACGGCGAAGAACGCGCCGTCGCTTCTCCACAGTCATGCCGCTGATCCTGGCGGCCGCAGTTCATTCGGCTACAGCGCCGGTACGCGGCGACACGCTCAATCCCAAGGCGGATCCTTTGTCGATCGTTGTTGAGGGCAACGCCCGATTCACGATTCTCGCGCCTGACCTGATTCGTCTTGAGTGGTCGCCGGACGGAAAGTTCGAAGATCGGGCCTCGCAGGTTGTGGTCAATCGGCGACTGCCGACGGTGAAGTTTGAAAAGTCGGAGGGCGAGGCGCTCGATCCCACGGGAAAGTCGAAGGAGGAAACGACGCCGGACCCGAAGGTGCTGGCGATCCGCACGGATCGATTTGATATCCGGTATCGGCGTGACGGCAAGCCGTTTAACAAGGAGAACCTGATTGTCCGCGCGCGCGTCGGCGACGGTGGAGCAGAGGAATGGTGGGTTGGTTCGCCGCCGTTTGAGCAGTGTGCCAACCTCGGGGGAACGATTCGCACGCTGGACGGCGTTTCCGGTGCGTGCGAGATAGATCGCGGGCTACTTAATCGTTACGGCTGGTCGTTTCTCGACGACTCGAAGACTTTGGTCCTCGACGAAAGCGATTGGCCCTGGGCGACCCAGCGACACAGCGAGGACGCGACCGATTGGTACTTCTTCGCCTACGGGCGAGACTACAAGCGCGCGCTGGCGAATTACACAAGCATCGCCGGCCGGGTCCCGCTGCCGCCGAAATACGTCTTCGGCGCATGGTGGTCGCGCTACTGGGCATACTCCGATGCCGAACTGCGAGAGCTGGTAAACGACTTCAAGTCGCTCGATGTCCCGCTCGACGTGCTAGTCATCGACATGGATTGGCACCTCGACGGCTGGACCGGCTACACATGGAATCCGAAGTATTTTCCCGATCCGAAGGGCTTTCTCGATTGGGCCCACGGCGAAGGATTGAAAGTGACGCTGAACCTGCACCCGGCGGACGGCGTGGGCAAGCACGAGGCGGCGTTCCCGGAGATGTGCAAGGCGATGGGCCTGGACCCGGAGAAGACCGATCGCGTCGCATTTGATTGTGCAGATCGCAAGTTTGTCGATGCGTACTTCAAATACCTGCACCATCCCCTGGAGAAGATGGGCATCGACTTCTGGTGGATGGACTGGCAGCAGGGGACGGACACAAAAATCAAAGGGCTCGATCCGCTCTGGTGGTTGAACTACCTGCACTGGACGGACATGGAGCGTCGCGCATCGCAGACCGGTCGGCGGCCGCTGATCTTCTCGCGCTGGGGCGGACTGGGAAATCATCGCTACCAGATCGGGTTCTCGGGCGACACGTTTTGCAACTGGCCATCGTTGGCGTTTCAGCCGTACTTCACATCGACCGCGGCGAATGTCTGCTACGACTACTGGAGCCACGACATCGGCGGGCACCAGCCGGGCAAGGTCGATCCGGAGCTCTACACGCGTTGGATCCAATGGGGGGCGATGTCGCCGATTCTGCGAACGCACACCACGAAGAATCCCGAGGCAGAGCGGAGGATATGGAAGTTTGCCCCGGAGTACTTCTCGGCGATGAAGAAGGCGTTCGACCTGCGCTATCAGCTCATTCCGTACATCTACACGATGGCCCGCAAGTGCTTCGACACGTCGCTGCCGCTTTGCCGGCCGCTTTATTACGAATGGCCGGAGCTGGAGGAATCCTACGCGCACAAGAATGAGTATCTGTTCGGCGACGATCTGCTTGTCGCGCCGATTACCGAGCCGGCCGACCTGGTGAGCGGATGCGCGATGGTCGAGGTGTGGCTGCCGCCGGGCCGCTGGATCAACTGGTTCACAGGCCGCCAGTACGAAGGGCCGACGATCGCGGCGCAGGTTGTGCCATTGGATCAGATCCCGATATTCGCCCGCGAAGGCGCGATCATCCCGATGCTGCCCCACGGACGGCACCGCGCGGACGGTCCGGCCGATGAACTGGAGCTTGTCCTATTCCCGGGTGATTCGAGTGAGAGGGTACTCTACGAGGACGACGGAATCAGCAGCGGCTACGCGGAGGGCAAGTGCGCCAGAACGCTTATTTCGCAGAAGTGGACCAACGGCCGGCGCACCATCACGATCGAACCAAGCGATGGAGAGTACGAGGGCAAGCCGAAGGAGCGTTCGTACCTCGTGCACGTACTCGACCGTTCGCCGCTGATTTACGAGGTGCTGCTCGACGGCAAGCCGTTGAACGCCAAGAGCGGCGACGTCGGCGGCGATCAACCCTTTTTCTGGTACAACCCGATCGTCATGGGTCCCTCGATTCGCATCCCGGAAAGGCCGACCAATCGGCGAATTGAGATCGTCATCGGCGAGTCCGAGGAACTTCATCGGGCGGCTTCGTCGCTCAACGGATTCCGCGGGCTCATGTTCGACTTGTGCGCGGCGAACCGGACGACGAAAGGGGCCTTGCTTGGCACGCCGTATGATTGCGGCATGAAGGAATGGGTCTTCAAGCTGATGGGTGGCCGGGCGGACAGTGTTATCGATCAATGGAAGGAAGCGTGGCCGGCCAACCTGGACGGTGTGCGTGGGATGGGGCTCACTCCGGAGGAGGAGACCAAGGCGCTGCTGCAATTGCTGGGGCTGCACCACAAGCTGGCGATCACCCCGAAGGAGGGAGGCGGCGGTTACGACGTGCAGCTTTCACTGCGCTCACTGCAACCGATTCCCGCGATGGAGGAATTTGACGGCTCGGCGGTGCTGACGGCCGACAAGCCGTGGAGGGTCGAAGGCGAAACCGAAAAAAGTTTCATCGGCATTGCCGAGCGTGCCCCGGTTGTATTGAAGGCCTCGCTATCCGGCGGCGACGCGAACACGGCGGTAGTGCGTGCGAGGATTTCGCTAAGGCGAGCCGGCGTTTCGCTGGAATTGCCGATTGAGACGGTGATCCTGCCGTCGATCAACGCGTGGCAGGTGATCGGCCCGTTCGATGCGCCGTTCGAGACGGCCCTGTCAATGAAACTACCGCCTGAGGAGAAGATCGACCTCACGGCGAAATACGTCGGCAAGGACGGCCATCAAATCGGATGGAAGAAAGTCGAACGCGTCGTGAAGCCGGGAGAGGACTTGTCGAGCGAGTTCTTCATGGACTTCGACGACGTCTTCGGCGGTCGTGTGTACGAGGCGGCGTGCTACGCACTGACCTACCTGGAGAGCCCGGAGGAGATGGATGCGTCGCTTGGCTTCGGCAGCGATGACGGAGCCGTCGTTTGGTTGAACGGCGCGGAAGTGTTTCGCATCGACACCGGTCGGGCCTATTCATCGAAGTCGGATCGGATTCCCGTGAAACTCAAGAAGGGAACGAACGAGCTGCTTGTGAAAGTAAAGCAGGGCGGCGGCGACTGGGGGCTCTGCGTACACGTGGAAACGCCGGAGGGAAGGCCGCTTCCGGCGGTCAAGGCGAGGGCCTCACAATCGAAGTAG
- a CDS encoding RHS repeat-associated core domain-containing protein, translated as MGPGFESQRSHFSWNNSLPFGDRTFAQRTDGVGANPAPRKTRHVYFGLEVIQEYECGGAQSVGSCGSALLLVRDFVWGDPERYPEVVAMQTYTINFPEPEDPPVSVPSAAYHYLHDVLGSVIGLVDETGLMRERYTYDPYGKVFIEKWDAAANGGSGAWAASETDCGSSTCGKLPVSSVGNPFMWTGHRYDAAVGLYATHFRTYSPTLGRWLQRDPIEYDGGSINLHEYVLSSPLSWIDPLGLETRVKDGPCGPPPDEEDEEKEKCLRAAEQSRKNCIKGAISGDPLASTVEDCIDNYNKFRKACEDGTAGQHDEKVMRGWDYVDCVGRCIDAGGGSLTGAGIMILGKNAGGFPVLKSEADSFLRDMTGRGSGGLGGPGKSAWTTSGSIQSTVLQEGGRSWRRVIGRIAAPLWVIDTAYTVGLEGYCAVAYGANNRAF; from the coding sequence GTGGGTCCTGGGTTCGAGTCCCAGCGCTCCCATTTTTCCTGGAACAATTCTCTTCCGTTCGGCGATAGGACTTTCGCCCAGCGGACCGACGGCGTCGGGGCGAACCCCGCGCCGCGCAAGACCCGGCACGTCTATTTCGGCCTCGAAGTGATCCAGGAATACGAGTGCGGCGGGGCGCAGAGCGTCGGCTCGTGCGGTTCCGCGCTGCTATTGGTCCGCGACTTTGTCTGGGGCGACCCCGAGCGATATCCTGAAGTCGTGGCCATGCAGACGTACACGATCAACTTCCCCGAGCCGGAAGACCCGCCGGTCTCGGTACCGTCGGCAGCCTATCACTATCTGCACGATGTGCTGGGCAGCGTGATCGGCCTCGTCGATGAGACGGGGCTCATGCGGGAGCGGTACACCTATGACCCCTACGGCAAGGTCTTCATCGAGAAGTGGGACGCGGCAGCGAATGGTGGGAGCGGCGCGTGGGCGGCGAGCGAGACAGACTGCGGCTCGTCCACCTGCGGCAAGCTGCCGGTCTCGTCGGTCGGCAACCCGTTCATGTGGACCGGCCACCGCTACGACGCGGCCGTCGGGCTCTACGCCACGCACTTCCGCACCTACTCGCCAACCCTCGGCCGCTGGCTGCAACGCGACCCGATCGAGTACGACGGCGGGTCGATTAACCTTCACGAGTATGTTCTTTCCTCGCCACTGTCTTGGATCGACCCGCTGGGGCTGGAAACGCGTGTGAAAGACGGCCCGTGCGGGCCACCACCAGATGAAGAAGATGAGGAAAAGGAGAAGTGCCTTAGAGCCGCAGAGCAGTCGCGAAAGAACTGCATTAAGGGGGCAATCTCCGGAGATCCCTTAGCATCAACTGTAGAGGATTGCATCGACAACTATAATAAGTTTCGGAAAGCATGTGAGGACGGAACTGCTGGACAACATGACGAGAAGGTAATGCGAGGTTGGGACTATGTGGACTGCGTTGGGCGCTGCATTGACGCTGGGGGCGGCAGCCTTACGGGAGCCGGAATCATGATTCTGGGAAAGAATGCCGGTGGATTTCCAGTTCTCAAGAGCGAAGCTGACAGCTTTCTCAGAGACATGACGGGACGCGGTTCTGGCGGACTTGGTGGTCCCGGCAAATCGGCATGGACGACATCGGGAAGCATTCAATCCACAGTACTTCAAGAGGGTGGACGCAGCTGGAGAAGAGTGATAGGTCGAATCGCCGCGCCTTTGTGGGTCATCGACACTGCGTATACCGTTGGACTTGAAGGCTATTGTGCCGTGGCGTATGGCGCAAATAACAGGGCGTTTTGA
- a CDS encoding NupC/NupG family nucleoside CNT transporter, which yields MGVARGLFGIGVLVFIAWLLSSNRRRFPVKTVAAGMALQWLLALLVLKTEPGRAFFDAIAHVVTAVLAGADAGADFVFGPLTGNHPSVAWEAIVGIKIMTTIIIVATISSIGYHYGILQRIVSAMAWLMTRTMGVSGAEALAGAANVFFGQTEAPLLVRPYISSMTRSEIMAMMTGGFATVAAGVMAVYVGMLGQKDPDRMVEVARHLMTASLMSAPAAFMLAKIMVPETGTPLTAGTVKVKLDRETRSFIDAATTGAGQGMKLAINVLAMLIAFVAIIKVVDIALTALGHVSFMEPVVASMGLKELNLDGLLGLAFSPVAFLAGVDGGDYRTFGGLLGKAMATNELIAYSSLGQIIRDGGMSERSTLIATYSLCGFANLSSIGIQIGGIGGLAPDRRADLVQLGPRAMLGGAMACWMTGCIAGVLV from the coding sequence ATGGGTGTTGCACGCGGGCTATTCGGCATCGGGGTCCTGGTCTTCATTGCCTGGCTTCTTTCATCGAATCGCCGGCGGTTTCCGGTCAAGACGGTCGCCGCCGGGATGGCCCTGCAGTGGCTCCTGGCGCTCCTGGTCTTAAAGACGGAGCCCGGTCGCGCCTTCTTCGACGCGATCGCCCATGTCGTGACAGCCGTGCTCGCCGGGGCCGACGCGGGGGCGGACTTCGTCTTTGGGCCGCTGACGGGCAATCATCCCAGCGTGGCATGGGAAGCAATCGTCGGCATCAAGATCATGACGACGATCATCATTGTCGCGACCATCTCGTCGATCGGTTACCACTACGGCATCCTGCAGCGCATCGTTTCGGCGATGGCCTGGCTGATGACCCGAACAATGGGCGTCTCGGGCGCCGAGGCGCTGGCCGGCGCGGCAAACGTCTTCTTCGGTCAAACGGAAGCCCCGTTATTGGTGCGGCCGTACATCTCCAGCATGACCCGATCGGAGATCATGGCCATGATGACCGGCGGGTTCGCGACGGTCGCCGCGGGCGTGATGGCGGTCTATGTGGGCATGCTTGGACAAAAGGATCCCGATAGGATGGTGGAGGTTGCCCGACACCTGATGACCGCTTCGCTCATGTCCGCCCCGGCGGCGTTCATGCTGGCCAAGATCATGGTTCCGGAGACAGGTACGCCGCTGACTGCTGGCACAGTGAAGGTGAAGCTGGATCGCGAGACGCGCAGCTTTATCGACGCGGCGACGACCGGGGCCGGCCAGGGCATGAAGCTAGCCATCAACGTGCTGGCGATGCTCATCGCGTTCGTGGCGATCATCAAGGTCGTGGACATCGCCCTGACGGCGCTGGGGCACGTCTCATTCATGGAGCCGGTCGTCGCGTCGATGGGGCTCAAGGAACTTAACCTCGACGGGCTGCTGGGTCTGGCCTTCTCGCCGGTCGCATTTCTCGCGGGCGTGGACGGCGGCGACTATCGCACCTTCGGCGGCCTCTTGGGCAAAGCGATGGCGACGAACGAACTCATCGCGTATTCCTCCCTGGGGCAGATCATTCGCGACGGCGGCATGAGCGAGCGCTCGACGCTGATCGCAACCTACTCGCTATGTGGGTTCGCCAATCTCAGCAGCATCGGCATCCAGATCGGCGGCATCGGCGGACTGGCCCCGGATCGCAGGGCCGACCTGGTGCAATTAGGCCCCCGGGCCATGCTCGGCGGCGCGATGGCCTGCTGGATGACCGGCTGCATCGCAGGGGTGCTGGTCTAA
- a CDS encoding thymidine kinase, which yields MSAQSHKGRLEIVHGSMFAGKTEHLIARLRQARKDGLRVKAFKHSIDNRYDATHLVTHTQDRFDAIPVPDAAAVLAQSTDADVIAIDEGQFFREPLVPVIKELLGRGVSVLVAGISNDAWGRPFDPIPQLMNMADEVVTKYSPCRVCGEPAAFTQRMSPVDTLHMVGGLSDYEPRCAEHFTPLPGPPESR from the coding sequence GTGAGTGCCCAATCGCACAAAGGTCGGCTGGAAATCGTCCACGGCTCGATGTTTGCCGGAAAGACGGAGCACTTGATTGCCCGGCTGCGGCAGGCGCGCAAGGATGGGCTGCGGGTTAAAGCGTTTAAGCATTCGATCGACAATCGCTATGACGCAACGCACCTGGTGACACATACGCAGGACCGCTTTGATGCCATTCCCGTTCCGGACGCCGCGGCGGTCTTAGCGCAGTCCACGGACGCCGACGTGATCGCCATCGACGAAGGCCAGTTCTTCAGAGAACCGTTGGTGCCGGTGATTAAAGAGCTGCTCGGTCGCGGCGTATCCGTGCTCGTCGCCGGGATCAGCAACGATGCCTGGGGACGCCCGTTCGACCCGATACCGCAGCTCATGAACATGGCCGACGAAGTGGTGACGAAGTATTCGCCTTGCCGCGTCTGTGGCGAACCGGCGGCCTTCACCCAGCGCATGAGCCCGGTGGACACGCTGCACATGGTGGGCGGTCTGTCGGATTACGAGCCGCGGTGCGCGGAGCACTTCACGCCGCTGCCGGGTCCTCCGGAGAGCCGGTGA
- a CDS encoding DUF1579 family protein: MTRRLCAYMLALTLNFALVGCQQPAGNMQDMSGPPPRPAELDKLDAWVGNWTGTGELTMYTPEGEQKMTTTGNEKVSWVCDNRFLMSNYEWSMGEESKYAGYSFMTYDPDEKEYQSWSFSNFGSAGRSEMKWDEAAGLWRMEGKEKKPDGSVSIGEGTVKMSADGSTNEWTYTEWENAWKFKKTMEVKGTSKKQ; encoded by the coding sequence ATGACTCGAAGATTGTGTGCCTACATGCTTGCCCTGACACTTAACTTTGCTCTCGTCGGATGCCAGCAGCCCGCCGGAAACATGCAGGATATGTCTGGCCCTCCGCCGCGACCAGCGGAACTCGACAAGCTTGATGCCTGGGTCGGCAATTGGACCGGTACCGGTGAACTCACCATGTACACGCCTGAGGGCGAGCAAAAGATGACGACCACAGGCAATGAAAAGGTCTCTTGGGTTTGCGACAATCGTTTTCTGATGTCCAATTATGAATGGAGCATGGGTGAAGAGAGCAAATACGCAGGCTACTCCTTCATGACCTATGACCCCGATGAAAAAGAGTATCAGTCATGGTCGTTCAGCAATTTCGGATCTGCCGGTCGCAGTGAAATGAAATGGGATGAGGCCGCCGGCCTTTGGCGAATGGAGGGCAAAGAGAAGAAGCCTGACGGATCGGTCTCTATTGGCGAGGGCACCGTCAAGATGTCGGCCGATGGAAGTACAAATGAGTGGACCTACACGGAGTGGGAGAACGCGTGGAAGTTTAAGAAGACGATGGAAGTCAAGGGCACCAGCAAGAAGCAGTAG
- a CDS encoding AAA family ATPase: protein MNPTDLERFQHLLAARYPCIHIPTLEEDDALSLVRNAVANMPYALRLWSIVGGVRDGLVSDQPPIPETEHPAAALYYMTRQSEVSVNIMLDLAGHLRDERTQRLCRDAIRHCRETSSHLVLIDHQDELPPIIAAQALRLEITLPDEKELKDLIRDTLLQINFEGRVNTQISKGAYQAIIRNLAGLSRRQVRQIITETVAEDRKFDEADLNTVLARKRQLVHRGGLLEYVETLADMKQLGGMKRLKAWLESRRHALTDEAAAYGISAPRGVLMLGVQGAGKSYCAKAIATAWQRPLLRMDVGALYDRYVGESERRLRDALHQAEAMAPIILWIDEIEKAFASSASRSSDGGLSQRMFGSLLTWMQEHTAPVFLVATANDIEALPPEMLRKGRFDEVFFVDLPSEPTRREILAIHLSKRKRDPGKFDIAALASSAEGYSGAEIEQAILSALHDGFAAGREIDTSAIQKAMKSSPPLSVTMSERMLALRAWAQGRCVPAD, encoded by the coding sequence GTGAACCCCACCGATCTCGAACGCTTCCAACATCTCCTGGCCGCGCGCTACCCGTGCATTCACATTCCCACGCTCGAGGAAGACGACGCCCTTTCCCTGGTCCGCAATGCAGTCGCGAACATGCCCTACGCCCTGCGGTTGTGGTCCATTGTCGGCGGCGTCCGCGACGGCCTCGTCTCCGATCAGCCTCCCATCCCCGAGACCGAGCACCCGGCCGCCGCGCTCTACTATATGACCCGCCAGTCTGAAGTCAGCGTCAACATCATGCTCGACCTCGCCGGTCACCTGCGCGACGAACGCACCCAGCGTCTTTGCCGCGACGCCATCCGTCACTGCCGGGAAACGTCGAGCCATCTGGTTCTTATCGATCATCAGGACGAGCTTCCGCCGATCATCGCGGCACAGGCCTTGCGACTGGAAATAACGCTGCCCGATGAGAAGGAGCTTAAGGACCTCATCCGCGACACCCTTCTGCAGATTAACTTTGAGGGCCGCGTCAACACGCAGATCAGCAAGGGCGCCTATCAGGCGATCATCCGCAACCTCGCCGGTCTCTCCCGCCGACAAGTTCGGCAGATCATCACCGAGACCGTCGCCGAAGACCGTAAATTCGACGAGGCCGACCTGAACACCGTGCTTGCCCGAAAGCGTCAGCTCGTGCATCGCGGCGGCCTGCTCGAATATGTCGAGACCCTCGCCGACATGAAACAGCTCGGCGGCATGAAGCGCCTCAAGGCCTGGCTCGAATCGCGCCGCCATGCCCTTACAGACGAGGCCGCCGCCTATGGCATCTCCGCCCCGCGCGGCGTCCTGATGCTCGGCGTCCAGGGAGCGGGCAAGAGCTACTGCGCGAAGGCGATTGCCACGGCATGGCAGCGACCGCTGCTGCGCATGGATGTCGGCGCGCTGTACGACCGGTACGTCGGCGAATCCGAGCGCCGCCTCCGCGACGCGCTTCATCAGGCCGAGGCGATGGCCCCGATCATTCTATGGATTGACGAAATCGAGAAAGCATTCGCCTCATCCGCCAGTCGCAGCAGCGACGGGGGGCTTTCACAGCGCATGTTCGGCTCGCTATTGACCTGGATGCAGGAGCACACGGCCCCGGTCTTCCTCGTCGCCACGGCCAACGATATCGAGGCGCTGCCGCCGGAGATGCTTCGCAAGGGACGCTTCGACGAGGTGTTCTTTGTCGACCTGCCGTCGGAGCCGACGCGTCGAGAGATTCTCGCCATCCACCTGAGCAAGCGTAAACGCGATCCGGGCAAGTTCGACATCGCGGCCCTCGCCTCCTCGGCCGAGGGCTATAGCGGCGCAGAGATCGAACAGGCCATTCTCTCCGCCCTTCACGACGGCTTCGCGGCCGGCCGGGAGATCGATACCAGCGCGATTCAAAAGGCGATGAAAAGCTCACCGCCGCTGTCAGTGACGATGTCGGAAAGGATGCTCGCCCTCCGCGCCTGGGCCCAGGGTCGCTGCGTTCCGGCGGACTGA
- a CDS encoding HAD-IIIA family hydrolase: MRPIKLLILDVDGVMTSGGLPYDRHGNAIKEFHVQDGGAIRLWQQAGGCVAIISGRQSAAVAARAAELDIELIAQGVGDKLPAFESFCEKAKVSSAETAFIGDDLLDIAPMRKCGYPIAVANAVPLVKRAAAYVTRRAGGSGAVAEAVERLLRRNGTWSSVAKRWSADRASTDT, encoded by the coding sequence TTGCGTCCTATCAAGCTGCTGATCCTCGATGTTGACGGCGTGATGACCAGCGGCGGCCTCCCCTACGATCGGCATGGCAACGCGATCAAGGAATTCCACGTGCAGGACGGCGGGGCGATTCGTTTATGGCAGCAGGCCGGTGGTTGCGTTGCGATTATCAGCGGCCGGCAGTCCGCGGCTGTCGCAGCGCGTGCGGCTGAGTTGGATATTGAGTTGATTGCCCAGGGCGTCGGCGACAAGCTGCCGGCGTTCGAGTCGTTCTGCGAAAAGGCGAAAGTGTCCTCCGCCGAGACGGCGTTCATCGGTGATGATCTGCTGGATATCGCGCCGATGCGAAAGTGCGGCTACCCCATCGCCGTCGCCAACGCGGTGCCGCTGGTGAAGCGAGCCGCTGCGTATGTCACGCGGCGAGCCGGTGGGTCCGGCGCGGTCGCAGAGGCGGTTGAGCGATTGCTTCGCCGCAATGGAACCTGGTCGAGCGTCGCAAAGCGTTGGTCGGCCGATCGAGCGTCTACGGATACGTAA
- a CDS encoding PLP-dependent transferase — translation MGDGQHPGIETLCVHYAENRETNLGAAAPPLYQSSTFTFPDSASFHSRSEDRQRFDYTRVGNPTARLLEEKIAAMEKGEAARAFGSGMAAISAAILSCAKSGDHVVCVGTAYGPTRKLLTNYLPRFGIETTYVRGTEASDFEAATRPNTKLYYLESPSSILFEVQDLAAICAHARSRGISTICDNSNATPVYQNPLTLGVDLVVHSASKYISGHSDVIAGLVVGSAERMRSIVNLEGELLGGVADPFACWLMLRGLRTLGVRMERHSRSTAAIARLLESDMRVARVYYSGLESHPHAALARKQMRGHSGLISFALKTPGREAAFAVVDALRYFGIAVSWGGYESLAVPLEVADPSDGKSKWVIRISIGLESVEDLKADLYQALAAVSG, via the coding sequence GTGGGCGACGGACAACATCCAGGCATCGAGACACTCTGCGTCCACTATGCGGAGAATCGGGAAACCAACCTCGGCGCGGCGGCTCCCCCGCTCTATCAATCGTCCACCTTCACCTTTCCCGACAGCGCATCGTTTCACTCGCGGTCCGAAGACCGGCAGCGGTTTGATTACACGCGCGTCGGAAACCCGACGGCGCGGCTGCTCGAGGAGAAGATCGCGGCGATGGAGAAGGGCGAGGCCGCTCGGGCATTCGGCTCGGGCATGGCGGCGATTTCCGCGGCGATCTTGTCGTGCGCGAAGTCGGGAGATCATGTCGTCTGTGTCGGGACGGCGTATGGTCCGACACGGAAATTGCTGACGAACTATTTGCCGCGCTTCGGGATTGAGACGACCTACGTGCGTGGGACGGAAGCGTCGGATTTTGAAGCGGCGACGCGGCCGAATACCAAGCTCTACTATCTGGAGTCTCCGTCCAGCATCTTGTTCGAGGTGCAGGACCTCGCGGCTATCTGCGCCCATGCCAGGTCGCGCGGGATATCCACCATCTGCGACAATTCCAACGCGACGCCGGTTTATCAGAATCCGCTGACGCTGGGCGTCGATCTGGTGGTCCACTCGGCGTCGAAATACATCAGCGGCCACAGCGACGTGATCGCCGGGCTCGTCGTCGGCTCGGCGGAGCGCATGAGGTCCATTGTCAACCTTGAGGGTGAGCTGCTGGGCGGCGTGGCCGATCCGTTCGCCTGCTGGCTGATGCTGCGCGGCTTGCGGACCCTTGGCGTGCGCATGGAGCGTCATTCGCGAAGCACCGCGGCGATCGCCCGGCTGCTGGAGAGCGACATGCGCGTGGCACGCGTGTACTACTCGGGACTGGAGTCGCACCCACATGCGGCCCTGGCCCGAAAGCAGATGCGCGGCCACAGCGGGCTCATTAGTTTCGCCCTGAAAACGCCCGGCAGAGAGGCGGCGTTCGCCGTGGTGGATGCGCTGCGGTATTTCGGCATCGCCGTGAGCTGGGGCGGTTATGAGAGCCTCGCCGTGCCGCTGGAGGTCGCCGATCCGTCGGACGGCAAGAGCAAATGGGTGATCCGCATCAGCATAGGTCTTGAATCGGTGGAGGATTTGAAGGCCGACCTGTATCAGGCCCTGGCGGCCGTCTCAGGGTGA